A single window of Onychomys torridus chromosome 8, mOncTor1.1, whole genome shotgun sequence DNA harbors:
- the Trappc1 gene encoding trafficking protein particle complex subunit 1 codes for MTVHNLYLFDRNGVCLHYSEWHRKKQAGIPKEEEYKLMYGMLFSIRSFVSKMSPLDMKDGFLSFQTSRYKLHYYETPTGIKVVMNTDLGVGPIRDVLHHIYSALYVELVVKNPLCPLGQTVQSELFRSRLDSYVRSLPFFSARAG; via the exons ATGACTGTCCACAATCTGTACCTATTTGACCGGAATGGAGTGTGTCTCCACTACAGCGAGTGGCACCGCAAGAAGCAAGCGGGGATCCCTAAGGAAGAG GAGTACAAGCTGATGTATGGGATGCTCTTCTCCATTCGTTCCTTCGTCAGCAAGATGTCCCCGCTAGACAT GAAGGATGGCTTTCTGTCTTTCCAAACTAGCCGGTACAAACTCCATTACTACGAGACGCCCACTGGAATCAAGGTTGTCATGAATACTGACTTGGGCGTGGGACCTATCCGAGATGTGCTACACCACATCTACAGTGCG CTGTATGTTGAGTTGGTCGTGAAGAATCCTCTGTGCCCACTGGGACAGACTGTGCAGAGTGAGCTCTTTCGCTCCCGGCTAGACTCCTATGTCCGATCTTTGCCCTTCTTCTCTGCCCGAGCTGGCTGA
- the Kcnab3 gene encoding voltage-gated potassium channel subunit beta-3 isoform X2: MQVSIACTEQNLRSRSSEDRLCGPRPGPGGGNGGPVGGGHGNPPGGGPKSRAALVPRPPAPAGALRESTGRGTGMKYRNLGKSGLRVSCLGLGTWVTFGSQISDETAEDVLTAAYEHGVNLFDTAEVYAAGKAERTLGNILKSKGWRRSSYVITTKIFWGGQAETERGLSRKHIIEGLQGSLDRLQLEYVDIVFANRSDPNSPMEEIVRAMTYVINQGLALYWGTSRWNAAEIMEAYSMARQFNLIPPVCEQAENHFFQREKVEMQLPELYHKIGVGSVTWSPLACGLITSKYDGRVPDSCKATVKPGVSEVRVSAQSYWGCPVQSS; encoded by the exons ATGCAGGTGTCCATCGCGTGTACCGAGCAGAACCTTCGCAGCCGGAGCAGTGAGGACCGTCTGTGTGGACCCCGACCGGGTCCTGGGGGCGGTAATGGGGGCCCAGTGGGCGGAGGGCATGGGAACCCTCCGGGAGGTGGACCCAAGTCACGAGCTGCACTGGTCCCCCGACCCCCAGCACCCGCTGGGGCCCTCCGAGAGAGCACCGGCCGAGGCACTGGCATGAAATACAG GAACCTGGGAAAGTCTGGTCTCCGGGTGTCCTGCCTTGGCCTTG GTACCTGGGTCACATTTGGCTCTCAGATCTCAGATGAG ACAGCAGAAGATGTGCTGACAGCGGCCTATGAGCATGGTGTAAACCTGTTTGACACGGCAGAAGTGTATGCGGCGGGAAA GGCTGAAAGAACCCTAGGCAACATCCTCAAGAGCAAAGGCTGGAG gagATCAAGCTATGTGATCACCACTAAGATTTTTTGGGGAGGACA GGCAGAAACTGAGCGAGGCTTGAGTCGCAAACACATCATTGAAG GCTTGCAAGGATCCCTGGACCGCCTTCAACTGGAATACGTTGACATAGTCTTCGCCAATCGTTCAGACCCTAACAGTCCTATGGAGG AAATTGTGAGAGCCATGACCTATGTCATCAACCAGGGCCTGGCCCTATACTGGGGGACATCCAGATGGAATGCTGCAGAGATCATG GAGGCCTATTCCATGGCCAGACAGTTCAATCTGATCCCTCCCGTGTGTGAGCAAGCAGAGAACCACTTCTTTCAGAGGGAGAAGGTGGAGATGCAGCTGCCTGAACTCTACCACAAGATTG GTGTTGGCTCGGTCACTTGGTCTCCCCTGGCGTGTGGCCTCATTACTAGCAAGTATGATGGGCGAGTTCCAGACAGTTGCAAGGCAACTGTCAAG CCTGGTGTCTCCGAAGTGAGGGTGTCAGCTCAGTCTTACTGGGGGTGTCCAGTGCAGAGCAGCTGA
- the Kcnab3 gene encoding voltage-gated potassium channel subunit beta-3 isoform X1 has protein sequence MQVSIACTEQNLRSRSSEDRLCGPRPGPGGGNGGPVGGGHGNPPGGGPKSRAALVPRPPAPAGALRESTGRGTGMKYRNLGKSGLRVSCLGLGTWVTFGSQISDETAEDVLTAAYEHGVNLFDTAEVYAAGKAERTLGNILKSKGWRRSSYVITTKIFWGGQAETERGLSRKHIIEGLQGSLDRLQLEYVDIVFANRSDPNSPMEEIVRAMTYVINQGLALYWGTSRWNAAEIMEAYSMARQFNLIPPVCEQAENHFFQREKVEMQLPELYHKIGVGSVTWSPLACGLITSKYDGRVPDSCKATVKGYQWLKEKVQGEDGKKQQARVMDLLPIAHQLDCTVAQLAIAWCLRSEGVSSVLLGVSSAEQLMEHLGSLQVLSQLTPQTVMEIDALLGNKSHSKK, from the exons ATGCAGGTGTCCATCGCGTGTACCGAGCAGAACCTTCGCAGCCGGAGCAGTGAGGACCGTCTGTGTGGACCCCGACCGGGTCCTGGGGGCGGTAATGGGGGCCCAGTGGGCGGAGGGCATGGGAACCCTCCGGGAGGTGGACCCAAGTCACGAGCTGCACTGGTCCCCCGACCCCCAGCACCCGCTGGGGCCCTCCGAGAGAGCACCGGCCGAGGCACTGGCATGAAATACAG GAACCTGGGAAAGTCTGGTCTCCGGGTGTCCTGCCTTGGCCTTG GTACCTGGGTCACATTTGGCTCTCAGATCTCAGATGAG ACAGCAGAAGATGTGCTGACAGCGGCCTATGAGCATGGTGTAAACCTGTTTGACACGGCAGAAGTGTATGCGGCGGGAAA GGCTGAAAGAACCCTAGGCAACATCCTCAAGAGCAAAGGCTGGAG gagATCAAGCTATGTGATCACCACTAAGATTTTTTGGGGAGGACA GGCAGAAACTGAGCGAGGCTTGAGTCGCAAACACATCATTGAAG GCTTGCAAGGATCCCTGGACCGCCTTCAACTGGAATACGTTGACATAGTCTTCGCCAATCGTTCAGACCCTAACAGTCCTATGGAGG AAATTGTGAGAGCCATGACCTATGTCATCAACCAGGGCCTGGCCCTATACTGGGGGACATCCAGATGGAATGCTGCAGAGATCATG GAGGCCTATTCCATGGCCAGACAGTTCAATCTGATCCCTCCCGTGTGTGAGCAAGCAGAGAACCACTTCTTTCAGAGGGAGAAGGTGGAGATGCAGCTGCCTGAACTCTACCACAAGATTG GTGTTGGCTCGGTCACTTGGTCTCCCCTGGCGTGTGGCCTCATTACTAGCAAGTATGATGGGCGAGTTCCAGACAGTTGCAAGGCAACTGTCAAG GGGTACCAGTGGCTCAAGGAAAAAGTGCAGGGTGAGGATGGTAAGAAGCAACAAGCCAGAGTCATGGACCTTCTCCCCATAGCTCACCAGTTAGACTGCACTGTGGCTCAGCTTGCTATAG CCTGGTGTCTCCGAAGTGAGGGTGTCAGCTCAGTCTTACTGGGGGTGTCCAGTGCAGAGCAGCTGATGGAACATCTGGGCTCCCTACAG GTGCTGAGTCAGCTGACGCCGCAGACAGTGATGGAAATAGACGCACTCCTGGGGAACAAGTCGCATTCCAAGAAATAG